A window of the Fuscovulum sp. genome harbors these coding sequences:
- a CDS encoding DUF6477 family protein, which translates to MCPIPALAIHEPERILPKGGEVETGAGLRRPRLLMSAARHGLGEYRRARDLLRLLGYCPNAALAVEDLTRMEAEAEAARRAGSPAWSCTRHVEVLIALLAERALAGG; encoded by the coding sequence ATTCCTGCCCTTGCCATCCACGAACCCGAACGCATCCTGCCCAAGGGCGGCGAGGTTGAAACCGGTGCAGGGCTGCGCCGCCCGCGCCTTTTGATGTCAGCTGCGCGGCATGGGTTGGGGGAGTATCGGCGCGCGCGGGATCTGCTGCGCCTGCTGGGCTATTGCCCCAACGCGGCACTGGCGGTGGAGGATCTGACGCGGATGGAAGCCGAGGCCGAGGCCGCCCGGCGTGCGGGCAGCCCGGCATGGTCTTGCACGCGGCATGTGGAGGTGCTGATCGCGCTCTTGGCCGAACGCGCGCTGGCGGGCGGGTAA